In a genomic window of Labeo rohita strain BAU-BD-2019 chromosome 20, IGBB_LRoh.1.0, whole genome shotgun sequence:
- the si:ch211-278j3.3 gene encoding E3 ubiquitin-protein ligase RNF19B isoform X2 yields the protein MKRPKQQSQSLSFLSFFSRKPKSDPRIEKPTGTLNKEEVAITLTPSEHEHVEQDQAHSDVGLESCRDGGDPGKGEGCGVGDDEGGAECGSSGSMGVLSLSSSSQEQLLEHLVECPLCLLSQPRGHFPRLSSCQHRACTDCLRQYLRIEISESRVGIACPQCPEALALPDVRAILDDGALLERFEEFQLRRFLAADPDTRWCPAPDCSYAVIAYGCAECPKLSCGREGCETEFCYHCRQLWHPDQTCDQARRQRARHTSGANDVSTLYVFNEEPGDAEEIKPCPRCGAYIMKTNDGSCNRMNCTVCACQFCWLCMQEITDVHYLSPSGCTFWGKKPWSQTRKVLWQVGMLLGAPVVISLIAGIAIPVIIVGIPIYMGRKVHGRCKKNNISGSKHYLTVASGVMMSVFVSPVIAAITVGVGVPLMLTYVYGVVPMSLCRNGWCRPQTETPEVRNIQLEDLANYLLFSHVVSDHWTGQNNPALSDGSVQEVSVNVEEVMPLPSTSVVQSGAEGSDEPPNDGHVDSTEQVVQSDDVDVVEQCAFGSTQTFALREGTNIEVRVEIEAQPRDGRKPSLSSILSSKSLSVESLSQPCEPLCASQQTGSTDPVPVPEIDSV from the exons ATGAAGAGACCCAAGCAACAGTCACAGTCCCTCAGTTTTCTCAGCTTCTTCAGCCGAAAGCCCAAATCTGACCCCAGGATTGAGAAGCCCACCGGGACTTTGAACAAGGAGGAAGTGGCCATTACTCTCACGCCCAGTGAACATGAGCATGTGGAACAA GACCAGGCTCACAGTGATGTTGGATTAGAGAGCTGTAGGGATGGAGGAGATCCTGGGAAAGGGGAAGGATGTGGAGTGGGAGATGACGAGGGAGGTGCGGAGTGTGGGAGCAGTGGCTCAATGGGTGTACTGTCCTTGTCCTCCTCCAGTCAGGAGCAGCTGCTAGAGCACCTGGTCGAGTGCCCGCTCTGCCTCCTGAGTCAACCACGCGGCCACTTCCCTCGCTTGTCCTCCTGCCAGCATCGCGCCTGCACCGACTGTTTGCGCCAATACCTACGCATCGAGATTTCAGAGAGCCGCGTGGGTATCGCCTGCCCGCAGTGCCCTGAAGCTCTGGCTCTGCCCGATGTCCGTGCCATCCTGGATGATGGTGCACTGCTGGAGCGCTTCGAAGAGTTCCAGCTGCGCCGCTTTCTGGCTGCTGACCCAGACACTCGCTGGTGCCCGGCACCGGATTGCAG CTATGCAGTGATTGCTTACGGCTGTGCTGAGTGCCCCAAGCTAAGCTGTGGTCGGGAAGGCTGTGAAACCGAGTTTTGCTACCACTGCCGCCAGCTGTGGCACCCGGACCAGACTTGTGACCAAGCCAGACGTCAACGCGCTCGCCACACATCAGGAGCCAACGATGTTTCCACGCTTTACGTGTTCAACGAGGAGCCTGGTG ATGCAGAGGAGATCAAACCCTGTCCACGTTGTGGTGCCTACATCATGAAGACTAATGATGGCAGCTGCAACAGAATGAATTGTACAGTGTGTGCCTGTCAGTTCTGTTGGCTGTGCATGCAGGAGATCACTGATGTGCACTACCTCAG TCCCTCAGGCTGCACTTTCTGGGGAAAGAAGCCATGGTCGCAGACCCGCAAGGTTTTGTGGCAGGTCGGCATGCTGCTCGGGGCTCCGGTGGTGATCTCACTCATAGCAGGCATTGCGATACCAGTCATCATTGTGGGCATCCCGATTTATATGGGCCGCAAG GTTCATGGGCGCTGTAAGAAAAACAATATCTCAGGAAGTAAACATTATCTGACAGTGGCCAGTGGGGTCATGATGTCTGTTTTTGTGTCTCCAGTCATAGCAGCCATTACTGTGG GGGTAGGGGTGCCTCTTATGTTGACGTATGTCTACGGGGTTGTGCCCATGTCGTTGTGTCGTAATGGCTGGTGCAGGCCACAAACTGAAACTCCTGAAGTACGGAACATACAGCTGGAAGATCTTGCCAATT ATCTTCTATTTTCTCATGTAGTCAGTGATCACTGGACCGGCCAGAATAACCCAGCTCTATCCGACGGAAGCGTACAGGAAGTGAGCGTGAATGTAGAGGAAGTGATGCCGCTTCCCAGCACCAGTGTGGTCCAGTCTGGAGCAGAGGGCTCCGATGAACCTCCTAATGATGGACATGTTGACAGCACTGAGCAGGTTGTTCAGTCAGACGACGTGGATGTAGTTGAGCAGTGTGCTTTCGGCAGCACACAGACATTTGCTCTGAG GGAAGGGACTAATATTGAGGTCCGTGTGGAGATCGAGGCCCAGCCACGGGACGGCCGGAAGCCGAGCCTCAGCAGTATTCTGTCTAGCAAAAGCCTTTCGGTGGAATCGCTCAGCCAGCCCTGTGAACCTCTGTGTGCCTCTCAACAAACAGGGAGCACCGACCCCGTGCCAGTTCCTGAGATAGACAGCGTCTGA
- the si:ch211-278j3.3 gene encoding E3 ubiquitin-protein ligase RNF19B isoform X1 — MKRPKQQSQSLSFLSFFSRKPKSDPRIEKPTGTLNKEEVAITLTPSEHEHVEQDQAHSDVGLESCRDGGDPGKGEGCGVGDDEGGAECGSSGSMGVLSLSSSSQEQLLEHLVECPLCLLSQPRGHFPRLSSCQHRACTDCLRQYLRIEISESRVGIACPQCPEALALPDVRAILDDGALLERFEEFQLRRFLAADPDTRWCPAPDCSYAVIAYGCAECPKLSCGREGCETEFCYHCRQLWHPDQTCDQARRQRARHTSGANDVSTLYVFNEEPGDAEEIKPCPRCGAYIMKTNDGSCNRMNCTVCACQFCWLCMQEITDVHYLSPSGCTFWGKKPWSQTRKVLWQVGMLLGAPVVISLIAGIAIPVIIVGIPIYMGRKVHGRCKKNNISGSKHYLTVASGVMMSVFVSPVIAAITVGVGVPLMLTYVYGVVPMSLCRNGWCRPQTETPEVRNIQLEDLANYLLFSHVVSDHWTGQNNPALSDGSVQEVSVNVEEVMPLPSTSVVQSGAEGSDEPPNDGHVDSTEQVVQSDDVDVVEQCAFGSTQTFALSREGTNIEVRVEIEAQPRDGRKPSLSSILSSKSLSVESLSQPCEPLCASQQTGSTDPVPVPEIDSV; from the exons ATGAAGAGACCCAAGCAACAGTCACAGTCCCTCAGTTTTCTCAGCTTCTTCAGCCGAAAGCCCAAATCTGACCCCAGGATTGAGAAGCCCACCGGGACTTTGAACAAGGAGGAAGTGGCCATTACTCTCACGCCCAGTGAACATGAGCATGTGGAACAA GACCAGGCTCACAGTGATGTTGGATTAGAGAGCTGTAGGGATGGAGGAGATCCTGGGAAAGGGGAAGGATGTGGAGTGGGAGATGACGAGGGAGGTGCGGAGTGTGGGAGCAGTGGCTCAATGGGTGTACTGTCCTTGTCCTCCTCCAGTCAGGAGCAGCTGCTAGAGCACCTGGTCGAGTGCCCGCTCTGCCTCCTGAGTCAACCACGCGGCCACTTCCCTCGCTTGTCCTCCTGCCAGCATCGCGCCTGCACCGACTGTTTGCGCCAATACCTACGCATCGAGATTTCAGAGAGCCGCGTGGGTATCGCCTGCCCGCAGTGCCCTGAAGCTCTGGCTCTGCCCGATGTCCGTGCCATCCTGGATGATGGTGCACTGCTGGAGCGCTTCGAAGAGTTCCAGCTGCGCCGCTTTCTGGCTGCTGACCCAGACACTCGCTGGTGCCCGGCACCGGATTGCAG CTATGCAGTGATTGCTTACGGCTGTGCTGAGTGCCCCAAGCTAAGCTGTGGTCGGGAAGGCTGTGAAACCGAGTTTTGCTACCACTGCCGCCAGCTGTGGCACCCGGACCAGACTTGTGACCAAGCCAGACGTCAACGCGCTCGCCACACATCAGGAGCCAACGATGTTTCCACGCTTTACGTGTTCAACGAGGAGCCTGGTG ATGCAGAGGAGATCAAACCCTGTCCACGTTGTGGTGCCTACATCATGAAGACTAATGATGGCAGCTGCAACAGAATGAATTGTACAGTGTGTGCCTGTCAGTTCTGTTGGCTGTGCATGCAGGAGATCACTGATGTGCACTACCTCAG TCCCTCAGGCTGCACTTTCTGGGGAAAGAAGCCATGGTCGCAGACCCGCAAGGTTTTGTGGCAGGTCGGCATGCTGCTCGGGGCTCCGGTGGTGATCTCACTCATAGCAGGCATTGCGATACCAGTCATCATTGTGGGCATCCCGATTTATATGGGCCGCAAG GTTCATGGGCGCTGTAAGAAAAACAATATCTCAGGAAGTAAACATTATCTGACAGTGGCCAGTGGGGTCATGATGTCTGTTTTTGTGTCTCCAGTCATAGCAGCCATTACTGTGG GGGTAGGGGTGCCTCTTATGTTGACGTATGTCTACGGGGTTGTGCCCATGTCGTTGTGTCGTAATGGCTGGTGCAGGCCACAAACTGAAACTCCTGAAGTACGGAACATACAGCTGGAAGATCTTGCCAATT ATCTTCTATTTTCTCATGTAGTCAGTGATCACTGGACCGGCCAGAATAACCCAGCTCTATCCGACGGAAGCGTACAGGAAGTGAGCGTGAATGTAGAGGAAGTGATGCCGCTTCCCAGCACCAGTGTGGTCCAGTCTGGAGCAGAGGGCTCCGATGAACCTCCTAATGATGGACATGTTGACAGCACTGAGCAGGTTGTTCAGTCAGACGACGTGGATGTAGTTGAGCAGTGTGCTTTCGGCAGCACACAGACATTTGCTCTGAG CAGGGAAGGGACTAATATTGAGGTCCGTGTGGAGATCGAGGCCCAGCCACGGGACGGCCGGAAGCCGAGCCTCAGCAGTATTCTGTCTAGCAAAAGCCTTTCGGTGGAATCGCTCAGCCAGCCCTGTGAACCTCTGTGTGCCTCTCAACAAACAGGGAGCACCGACCCCGTGCCAGTTCCTGAGATAGACAGCGTCTGA
- the si:ch211-278j3.3 gene encoding E3 ubiquitin-protein ligase RNF19B isoform X3 — protein MKRPKQQSQSLSFLSFFSRKPKSDPRIEKPTGTLNKEEVAITLTPSEHEHVEQDQAHSDVGLESCRDGGDPGKGEGCGVGDDEGGAECGSSGSMGVLSLSSSSQEQLLEHLVECPLCLLSQPRGHFPRLSSCQHRACTDCLRQYLRIEISESRVGIACPQCPEALALPDVRAILDDGALLERFEEFQLRRFLAADPDTRWCPAPDCSYAVIAYGCAECPKLSCGREGCETEFCYHCRQLWHPDQTCDQARRQRARHTSGANDVSTLYVFNEEPGDAEEIKPCPRCGAYIMKTNDGSCNRMNCTVCACQFCWLCMQEITDVHYLSPSGCTFWGKKPWSQTRKVLWQVGMLLGAPVVISLIAGIAIPVIIVGIPIYMGRKVHGRCKKNNISGSKHYLTVASGVMMSVFVSPVIAAITVGVGVPLMLTYVYGVVPMSLCRNGWCRPQTETPEVRNIQLEDLANFSDHWTGQNNPALSDGSVQEVSVNVEEVMPLPSTSVVQSGAEGSDEPPNDGHVDSTEQVVQSDDVDVVEQCAFGSTQTFALSREGTNIEVRVEIEAQPRDGRKPSLSSILSSKSLSVESLSQPCEPLCASQQTGSTDPVPVPEIDSV, from the exons ATGAAGAGACCCAAGCAACAGTCACAGTCCCTCAGTTTTCTCAGCTTCTTCAGCCGAAAGCCCAAATCTGACCCCAGGATTGAGAAGCCCACCGGGACTTTGAACAAGGAGGAAGTGGCCATTACTCTCACGCCCAGTGAACATGAGCATGTGGAACAA GACCAGGCTCACAGTGATGTTGGATTAGAGAGCTGTAGGGATGGAGGAGATCCTGGGAAAGGGGAAGGATGTGGAGTGGGAGATGACGAGGGAGGTGCGGAGTGTGGGAGCAGTGGCTCAATGGGTGTACTGTCCTTGTCCTCCTCCAGTCAGGAGCAGCTGCTAGAGCACCTGGTCGAGTGCCCGCTCTGCCTCCTGAGTCAACCACGCGGCCACTTCCCTCGCTTGTCCTCCTGCCAGCATCGCGCCTGCACCGACTGTTTGCGCCAATACCTACGCATCGAGATTTCAGAGAGCCGCGTGGGTATCGCCTGCCCGCAGTGCCCTGAAGCTCTGGCTCTGCCCGATGTCCGTGCCATCCTGGATGATGGTGCACTGCTGGAGCGCTTCGAAGAGTTCCAGCTGCGCCGCTTTCTGGCTGCTGACCCAGACACTCGCTGGTGCCCGGCACCGGATTGCAG CTATGCAGTGATTGCTTACGGCTGTGCTGAGTGCCCCAAGCTAAGCTGTGGTCGGGAAGGCTGTGAAACCGAGTTTTGCTACCACTGCCGCCAGCTGTGGCACCCGGACCAGACTTGTGACCAAGCCAGACGTCAACGCGCTCGCCACACATCAGGAGCCAACGATGTTTCCACGCTTTACGTGTTCAACGAGGAGCCTGGTG ATGCAGAGGAGATCAAACCCTGTCCACGTTGTGGTGCCTACATCATGAAGACTAATGATGGCAGCTGCAACAGAATGAATTGTACAGTGTGTGCCTGTCAGTTCTGTTGGCTGTGCATGCAGGAGATCACTGATGTGCACTACCTCAG TCCCTCAGGCTGCACTTTCTGGGGAAAGAAGCCATGGTCGCAGACCCGCAAGGTTTTGTGGCAGGTCGGCATGCTGCTCGGGGCTCCGGTGGTGATCTCACTCATAGCAGGCATTGCGATACCAGTCATCATTGTGGGCATCCCGATTTATATGGGCCGCAAG GTTCATGGGCGCTGTAAGAAAAACAATATCTCAGGAAGTAAACATTATCTGACAGTGGCCAGTGGGGTCATGATGTCTGTTTTTGTGTCTCCAGTCATAGCAGCCATTACTGTGG GGGTAGGGGTGCCTCTTATGTTGACGTATGTCTACGGGGTTGTGCCCATGTCGTTGTGTCGTAATGGCTGGTGCAGGCCACAAACTGAAACTCCTGAAGTACGGAACATACAGCTGGAAGATCTTGCCAATT TCAGTGATCACTGGACCGGCCAGAATAACCCAGCTCTATCCGACGGAAGCGTACAGGAAGTGAGCGTGAATGTAGAGGAAGTGATGCCGCTTCCCAGCACCAGTGTGGTCCAGTCTGGAGCAGAGGGCTCCGATGAACCTCCTAATGATGGACATGTTGACAGCACTGAGCAGGTTGTTCAGTCAGACGACGTGGATGTAGTTGAGCAGTGTGCTTTCGGCAGCACACAGACATTTGCTCTGAG CAGGGAAGGGACTAATATTGAGGTCCGTGTGGAGATCGAGGCCCAGCCACGGGACGGCCGGAAGCCGAGCCTCAGCAGTATTCTGTCTAGCAAAAGCCTTTCGGTGGAATCGCTCAGCCAGCCCTGTGAACCTCTGTGTGCCTCTCAACAAACAGGGAGCACCGACCCCGTGCCAGTTCCTGAGATAGACAGCGTCTGA